A DNA window from Bradyrhizobium barranii subsp. barranii contains the following coding sequences:
- a CDS encoding alpha/beta fold hydrolase, protein MSDTRPQNFSSVWADLRGVSFKQHYIDAGGIRTRCIESGDPSKPLVLALHGVGGHAEAYSRNFGPHADNFWFVAIDMLGHGWTDKPAIDYQVKDYADHVLAVLKTLGRDKAMISGESLGGWVATYLAVHRPAVVEKLVLNTAGGWTAHPQVMERLKKLSNEAASDPSWERIKTRLEFLMCDKSMVSDDLIETRRAIYAQPGFADTMKRIMCLQEMEIRRPNMITADQYRSIKAPTMVVWTSHDPTATPDEGKQIADMIAGSKFVVMNRCGHWPQFEDAEQFNRLHIEFLRTGK, encoded by the coding sequence ATGAGCGACACGAGACCACAGAACTTTTCCAGCGTCTGGGCCGATCTGCGGGGAGTTTCCTTCAAGCAGCACTACATCGACGCCGGCGGAATCCGGACCCGCTGCATCGAGTCGGGCGACCCGTCCAAGCCGCTCGTCCTGGCGCTGCACGGTGTCGGCGGCCATGCGGAGGCGTACTCCAGAAACTTCGGCCCGCACGCCGATAACTTCTGGTTCGTCGCCATCGACATGTTGGGGCACGGTTGGACCGATAAGCCCGCGATCGACTACCAGGTCAAGGACTACGCCGACCACGTGCTCGCCGTCCTCAAGACACTCGGCAGGGACAAGGCGATGATCAGCGGTGAATCGCTGGGTGGATGGGTCGCGACCTATCTCGCCGTACATCGTCCCGCCGTGGTGGAGAAACTGGTCCTCAACACCGCCGGCGGTTGGACCGCGCACCCGCAGGTGATGGAACGACTGAAGAAGCTGTCGAATGAGGCCGCTTCCGATCCCTCATGGGAGCGGATCAAGACGCGCCTCGAATTCCTGATGTGCGACAAGAGCATGGTCTCCGACGATCTGATCGAGACCCGCCGGGCGATCTACGCGCAGCCGGGATTCGCCGACACGATGAAGCGGATCATGTGTCTGCAGGAGATGGAGATCCGTCGACCCAACATGATCACCGCCGACCAATACCGGTCGATCAAGGCTCCGACCATGGTCGTGTGGACCTCGCATGATCCGACCGCCACGCCCGACGAAGGCAAGCAGATCGCGGACATGATTGCGGGCTCGAAATTCGTCGTCATGAACCGCTGTGGCCACTGGCCTCAGTTCGAGGACGCGGAGCAGTTCAACCGCCTCCACATCGAATTCCTCCGGACCGGCAAGTAA
- the mhpD gene encoding 2-keto-4-pentenoate hydratase, giving the protein MNQQTKHGELAAQIRAAYAGTPIAPIRTQLAELDVDAAYAIQQENTAHWEKEGRRVVGSKIGLTSRAVQKQLGVDRPDFGVLFADMIVGEDEPVAAGRVLQPKIEAEVAFLLDRDIEVETPTVADVVRAVAYAMPALEIVGSRITKWDIGIVDTVADNASSGLFVLGGPVRRLDGLDLRALHMQMTRKDEIVSKGTGAACLGNPLNAMAWLAGELARRKRPLRAGDVVLSGALGPMVPVNPGDAFEANIAGLGTVSARFA; this is encoded by the coding sequence ATGAACCAGCAAACCAAGCACGGCGAGCTCGCCGCCCAGATCCGCGCAGCCTACGCCGGCACCCCGATCGCGCCCATCCGGACGCAACTCGCCGAACTCGATGTCGATGCAGCCTACGCCATCCAGCAGGAGAACACCGCCCACTGGGAGAAGGAGGGCCGGCGCGTGGTCGGAAGCAAGATCGGGCTGACCTCGCGCGCGGTCCAGAAGCAGCTCGGCGTCGATCGCCCGGACTTCGGCGTCCTCTTCGCCGATATGATCGTGGGAGAAGACGAGCCCGTCGCGGCGGGGCGCGTCCTGCAGCCGAAGATCGAGGCGGAAGTAGCCTTCCTTCTCGACCGCGACATCGAGGTCGAAACGCCGACCGTGGCCGACGTCGTGCGGGCAGTGGCCTATGCGATGCCCGCCCTCGAGATCGTCGGCAGCCGTATCACCAAGTGGGATATCGGAATCGTCGATACCGTTGCCGATAACGCCTCGTCGGGACTCTTCGTTCTGGGAGGACCCGTCCGACGGCTGGATGGCTTGGACCTCCGCGCCCTCCATATGCAGATGACGAGGAAGGACGAAATCGTATCGAAGGGGACGGGCGCCGCCTGCCTCGGCAATCCGCTCAACGCGATGGCCTGGCTCGCCGGCGAACTGGCCCGTCGCAAACGGCCGCTGCGCGCCGGTGACGTCGTTCTTTCCGGAGCCCTGGGGCCGATGGTGCCCGTGAATCCGGGCGACGCATTCGAAGCCAACATCGCCGGGCTCGGGACCGTTTCGGCGCGATTCGCCTGA
- a CDS encoding fumarylacetoacetate hydrolase family protein — MKLVRFGNPGAEKPGLVDDQGRLRDLSNVIADVTPANLSRSALQKIAAVDPSTLPLVAGEPRLGVPIVDVGKFVAIGLNYADHAAEANLPLPSEPIVFQKAITSLSGPNDDVVLPKGSTKSDWEVELGIVIGTRASYVERADALAHVAGYCVVNDVSEREYQMERGGTWDKGKGCDSFGPVGPWLVTRDEVSDPQALDVWLDVNGQRMQQGNTRTMIFDCAEIVSYVSRFMTLMPGDIIATGTPPGVGMGKKPAPIYLKPGDVMTLGIEGLGTQRQQTREWSPAAGQQT; from the coding sequence ATGAAGCTCGTCCGCTTTGGCAATCCCGGCGCCGAGAAGCCGGGACTCGTCGACGATCAGGGACGCCTGCGCGACCTGTCGAATGTGATCGCCGACGTCACTCCAGCCAACCTGTCGCGTTCAGCGCTCCAAAAGATCGCCGCGGTCGATCCGTCCACGTTGCCGCTGGTCGCCGGCGAGCCGCGCCTGGGTGTGCCAATCGTCGACGTCGGAAAATTCGTCGCGATCGGGCTCAACTACGCCGACCATGCCGCGGAGGCGAACCTTCCGCTGCCCTCCGAGCCCATCGTCTTTCAGAAGGCGATCACTTCGCTCAGCGGGCCCAACGACGACGTCGTCCTGCCGAAGGGCTCGACGAAATCGGACTGGGAGGTCGAGCTGGGCATCGTGATCGGCACGCGGGCATCCTACGTGGAGCGCGCCGACGCTCTCGCCCACGTCGCCGGCTACTGCGTCGTGAACGACGTCAGCGAGCGCGAGTATCAGATGGAACGCGGCGGCACGTGGGACAAGGGCAAGGGCTGTGATAGCTTCGGCCCGGTCGGGCCGTGGCTGGTGACGAGGGACGAAGTCTCCGATCCGCAGGCGCTCGACGTCTGGCTCGACGTCAACGGGCAACGCATGCAGCAGGGCAATACCCGTACGATGATCTTCGACTGCGCGGAGATCGTCAGCTACGTCAGCCGCTTCATGACGCTGATGCCCGGCGATATCATCGCGACCGGGACGCCGCCCGGCGTGGGCATGGGCAAGAAGCCCGCTCCGATCTATCTCAAGCCGGGCGACGTCATGACGCTCGGCATCGAGGGGCTCGGAACTCAGCGTCAGCAGACCCGGGAGTGGTCGCCCGCTGCGGGGCAGCAGACATGA
- a CDS encoding SDR family NAD(P)-dependent oxidoreductase yields MTLYSGRFEGRTAVVTGAASGIGRDVARRLAAEGARVSMWDLNASALATAAGEAGATNTQPVDIAAEDAVEAAMGRSLEALGGRLDILVASAGITGPNGAVKDYSGADWRRIFDVNVNGAFYCNRAAVRAMEKGGYGRIVNVASVAGKEGNPNATAYSASKAAVISLTKSLGKETAATGIRVNCITPAAIKTPLFDQMTAQHIDFMLSKIPLGRFGTVEEATSLVCWLASDECSFSTGAVFDLSGGRATY; encoded by the coding sequence ATGACCCTCTACAGCGGAAGGTTCGAAGGACGGACGGCCGTCGTCACCGGCGCGGCGTCCGGCATCGGCCGCGATGTCGCCCGTCGCCTGGCTGCCGAGGGCGCGCGCGTCTCCATGTGGGACTTGAACGCCTCCGCCCTCGCCACCGCCGCGGGTGAGGCCGGGGCGACGAATACGCAGCCAGTCGACATCGCGGCAGAAGACGCCGTCGAGGCGGCCATGGGGCGGAGCCTCGAGGCGCTGGGCGGACGACTCGACATTCTGGTCGCAAGCGCCGGCATTACGGGGCCGAACGGAGCCGTGAAGGACTATTCGGGCGCCGATTGGCGGAGGATCTTCGACGTCAATGTCAACGGCGCCTTCTACTGCAACCGCGCCGCGGTCCGCGCGATGGAGAAGGGCGGCTACGGACGCATCGTCAACGTCGCCTCCGTGGCGGGAAAGGAAGGCAACCCGAATGCGACGGCCTACAGCGCATCCAAGGCGGCCGTGATCTCGCTGACCAAATCGCTCGGCAAGGAAACTGCGGCGACGGGCATTCGCGTCAACTGCATCACGCCGGCAGCGATCAAGACGCCCCTGTTCGATCAAATGACGGCGCAGCACATCGACTTCATGCTGTCGAAAATTCCGCTCGGGAGATTCGGCACGGTCGAAGAGGCGACCTCGCTCGTCTGTTGGCTCGCCAGCGATGAGTGCTCGTTCAGCACCGGCGCGGTATTCGACCTGTCCGGTGGGCGGGCGACCTACTAG
- a CDS encoding alcohol dehydrogenase catalytic domain-containing protein, with amino-acid sequence MKAARLHQVGTTFSIDEIAVPKPRPNDVLVKVKACGIIPNMKNVMAHYAEWFPFLPLPPLPAIYGLDASGEVVEVGSQVKSIKTGDRVYVNPGTSCGSCHACRCGQPINCDAYTFLGYFGFGPRSSQVFVDYPYAGFAEYMTAPTSSLVKLPPSVSYEAAARLGYLGTAYSALRKAGARAGTSVIVSGATGTLGLGAVILALGMGVTKIFGVARDKKLLERLRAIAPSRIHVLSAGERPVDEWVREHTDGLGADIFIDAVGPGAPSSTSLAGINALRRGGRMVDIGGMAEPLPLEMFRLMCFQISVIGSLWFDVAEGQDMVEMAAAGTLDLSVFEHERYPLRDISKALEAVDRRTGGFSNVVIVHE; translated from the coding sequence ATGAAAGCGGCTCGGCTACACCAAGTAGGCACTACTTTTTCGATCGACGAGATCGCAGTTCCTAAACCGCGCCCCAACGACGTTCTGGTCAAGGTGAAGGCGTGCGGAATCATTCCGAACATGAAGAACGTGATGGCGCACTACGCGGAGTGGTTTCCCTTCCTCCCGCTTCCGCCGCTGCCGGCCATCTACGGTCTGGACGCCTCCGGAGAGGTCGTCGAGGTCGGCAGTCAGGTCAAGTCCATCAAGACCGGCGACCGCGTGTACGTGAATCCGGGCACGTCGTGCGGGTCATGCCACGCCTGCCGCTGCGGACAGCCCATCAACTGCGACGCCTACACCTTCCTCGGATACTTCGGTTTCGGTCCTCGCTCGAGCCAGGTCTTCGTCGACTATCCGTACGCCGGCTTTGCCGAGTACATGACGGCACCGACCTCTTCGCTTGTGAAGCTTCCCCCGTCAGTGTCCTATGAGGCCGCTGCCCGCCTTGGATATCTGGGAACGGCGTACTCCGCCTTGCGAAAGGCAGGCGCTCGTGCGGGAACGAGTGTGATCGTCAGCGGTGCGACCGGCACGCTCGGCCTCGGAGCGGTCATCCTCGCTCTGGGGATGGGCGTCACCAAGATCTTCGGCGTGGCGCGGGACAAGAAGTTGCTCGAACGCCTGCGGGCGATCGCTCCTTCTCGGATTCACGTGCTGTCCGCCGGCGAACGACCGGTGGACGAATGGGTACGCGAGCACACCGACGGCCTGGGAGCAGACATCTTCATCGATGCTGTTGGGCCGGGCGCTCCGAGCTCAACGTCGCTGGCCGGCATCAACGCGCTGAGACGCGGCGGCCGGATGGTGGACATCGGCGGCATGGCCGAGCCCCTGCCGTTGGAGATGTTTCGACTGATGTGCTTCCAGATCAGCGTCATCGGCTCGCTCTGGTTCGACGTCGCGGAAGGCCAGGACATGGTCGAGATGGCGGCGGCCGGGACCTTGGATCTCTCAGTCTTCGAGCACGAGCGATATCCGCTGCGAGACATCTCCAAGGCGCTCGAAGCGGTCGATCGCAGGACCGGCGGCTTCAGCAACGTCGTGATCGTCCACGAATAG
- a CDS encoding cupin domain-containing protein — protein sequence MSRLIVTSHKDGKSSIGLDQSIPAIPFKSVPGFDTALVWGTAAAPSVPWDGRNAAKGHESVLPDVGETRLMKVTFPPDSVMMSADFDPAAAGAEYMSRIPGLAQRFEPDSPGMHTTDSVDYGILIEGEISLELDDGKTVALKPGDVVVQNGTRHAWRNPGAKPATLIFVLIGASRSADK from the coding sequence ATGTCTCGCTTGATTGTCACTTCTCATAAGGATGGGAAATCCTCGATTGGATTGGACCAATCAATACCCGCAATCCCGTTCAAATCGGTGCCGGGGTTCGACACCGCGCTGGTGTGGGGAACCGCGGCCGCTCCATCCGTTCCATGGGATGGTCGCAACGCCGCGAAGGGACACGAGAGCGTCCTGCCCGATGTGGGAGAGACGCGGTTGATGAAGGTGACCTTTCCCCCTGATTCCGTGATGATGTCGGCAGACTTCGATCCCGCGGCTGCCGGTGCGGAATACATGTCACGCATACCGGGACTGGCGCAGCGGTTCGAGCCGGATAGCCCGGGGATGCACACGACCGACAGCGTGGACTATGGCATCCTGATCGAAGGGGAGATCTCGCTAGAACTCGACGACGGGAAGACGGTCGCGCTCAAGCCGGGCGACGTCGTCGTTCAAAACGGCACTCGGCATGCCTGGCGCAATCCCGGGGCCAAGCCCGCCACGCTGATCTTCGTGCTGATCGGAGCCAGCCGTTCCGCGGACAAGTAA
- a CDS encoding ABC transporter substrate binding protein produces MRLFSTVVGAVAGVLLLQGAFARTQTVPRVGFVAGAGGYPKMAVTNQAFFDGLSDAGYKDGSTLTVVFRTAEGNMSLMPELIAQVLAEKVDYLVVSSSPGCAAAQKATSTVPVLCISVQDSPIKEGLTTTLEHGNENLVGVHSYLPDGILQQLRMLQQLKSQA; encoded by the coding sequence ATGAGACTTTTCTCGACCGTGGTGGGTGCCGTCGCGGGCGTTCTTTTGCTCCAGGGTGCCTTCGCCCGAACGCAAACCGTGCCGCGCGTCGGGTTCGTGGCCGGTGCCGGTGGCTACCCGAAGATGGCAGTGACCAATCAAGCGTTTTTCGATGGCCTGTCGGATGCGGGCTACAAAGACGGTAGCACGCTGACTGTCGTCTTCCGGACGGCCGAGGGCAACATGAGCCTCATGCCCGAACTGATCGCGCAGGTCTTGGCTGAGAAGGTCGATTACCTGGTCGTGTCCAGCTCTCCTGGATGTGCAGCGGCACAGAAAGCGACGTCCACGGTGCCAGTTCTGTGCATCTCAGTTCAGGACAGTCCGATCAAAGAGGGGCTGACGACAACGCTCGAGCACGGGAATGAAAATTTGGTAGGGGTGCACAGCTATCTACCGGACGGCATATTACAGCAATTGCGGATGCTCCAGCAATTAAAGAGCCAGGCCTAA
- a CDS encoding YidB family protein produces the protein MSRGMPSMTALLGMLALAGYQNRDKLAEMFRNATTGQPAAGNKDSLSGMLGNLGGLVGGGGVGSLLNGGIGELLEHFKQNGQGDAAQSWVDHGPNREVTPPELKQAIGPDVLQKLEQQTGLSQQEILDRLSRELPTAVDKYTPDGRVPSPSAG, from the coding sequence ATGAGCCGCGGAATGCCATCGATGACCGCCCTCTTGGGCATGCTCGCTCTCGCCGGTTACCAGAATCGGGACAAGCTGGCGGAGATGTTTCGCAACGCGACCACCGGGCAGCCGGCGGCAGGCAACAAGGACTCGCTAAGCGGCATGCTCGGCAACTTGGGCGGCCTCGTCGGCGGCGGTGGCGTGGGTTCGCTGCTCAACGGCGGGATCGGCGAACTTCTCGAGCACTTCAAACAGAACGGTCAGGGTGACGCCGCGCAGTCCTGGGTCGATCACGGGCCGAACCGGGAGGTCACGCCGCCCGAACTTAAGCAGGCGATCGGTCCGGATGTCCTGCAGAAGCTGGAACAGCAGACTGGACTGTCGCAGCAGGAGATACTCGACCGCTTGTCCCGCGAGCTGCCGACTGCCGTGGACAAATACACGCCCGATGGACGCGTTCCTTCTCCGTCGGCTGGTTAA
- a CDS encoding PepSY domain-containing protein has protein sequence MNKKVLLLLTAASLLTGPSFAQNPPATDRPNNNAVNSSGQNNSDKPVSGANSFTEGQAKSKIEQAGYTDVTGLKKDDNGVWRGKASKGGTSTNLSLDFQGNVNAAK, from the coding sequence ATGAACAAGAAAGTTCTTCTGCTGCTGACGGCCGCTTCGCTTCTGACGGGTCCGTCGTTCGCGCAAAATCCGCCGGCGACCGACCGCCCGAACAACAACGCGGTCAACAGTTCCGGCCAGAACAATTCCGACAAACCGGTTTCGGGGGCCAACAGCTTCACCGAGGGCCAGGCCAAATCGAAGATCGAGCAGGCCGGTTACACCGACGTCACGGGCCTGAAGAAGGACGACAACGGCGTGTGGCGCGGCAAGGCCAGCAAGGGCGGCACATCGACAAACCTCAGCCTGGATTTTCAGGGCAACGTCAACGCGGCCAAGTAA
- a CDS encoding DNA polymerase/3'-5' exonuclease PolX — MPSLDARDVASLLREYAQRTALRGGNPYRAKAYSRAADSLAALAVPLDVLIAEDRLTEIPGVGDAITDIITKLHITGSHPSLEKLRKEIPEGVLEMLAVPGLRSEKVLRLYKDLGIASLAELEAAAKDDRIKKAKGLGAALQTKILQNLAIAKSGEGRLHLHRAAALLEHARDSIRNARPELKRATFAGDFRRGCELVGDLAIVAEAAKPDKTLTPPAHGLQIRVSDRKHFGAALLFATGSATHIEQLRALAAEKRMRLEPDGLHKGRTLIASEEAEIYRALGLPFIDPELREGRGEIEAALKGKLPKLVTDQDLRGILHCHTDASDGTETLETMAKATRQRGFEYFGVADHSKSAHYAGGLSVEEIAQQHREADRLNKRFGKDFRILKGIESDILADGSLDYDDDVLERFDFVVASIHDRFKLDRKAQTQRLLGAISDPHTTIIGHMTGRQLQRRPGYEIDVEKVLRACAKHDVVVEINAHPWRLDLDWRWHQAALDFGCMLSINPDAHSIPELDHMHWGVLMARKGGVPAERVLNAMSLSEITRYLRQKRRSLSRAA, encoded by the coding sequence ATGCCTTCGCTCGACGCGCGCGATGTGGCAAGTCTCCTGCGAGAGTACGCGCAGCGCACCGCCTTGCGAGGCGGCAATCCCTACCGGGCGAAAGCCTACTCTCGGGCCGCCGACAGCCTGGCGGCTCTTGCCGTCCCTCTGGACGTGCTCATCGCCGAAGACCGGCTTACGGAGATCCCGGGGGTCGGCGACGCGATAACCGACATCATCACCAAGCTTCACATAACGGGCAGTCATCCCAGCCTCGAAAAGCTGCGGAAGGAGATTCCCGAGGGCGTGCTCGAGATGCTCGCTGTGCCCGGCCTTCGTTCGGAGAAGGTGCTGCGCCTCTACAAGGATCTCGGCATCGCTTCGCTCGCGGAATTGGAAGCCGCTGCCAAGGACGACCGCATCAAGAAGGCAAAAGGACTCGGCGCCGCGCTGCAGACCAAAATCCTGCAGAACCTAGCGATCGCCAAAAGTGGAGAAGGTCGCCTTCACTTGCACCGTGCCGCCGCCTTGCTCGAGCACGCGCGTGATTCCATCCGGAATGCCCGGCCCGAACTCAAGCGCGCGACGTTCGCCGGTGATTTCCGTCGAGGCTGCGAACTCGTCGGCGACCTCGCAATCGTTGCGGAGGCGGCCAAGCCGGACAAGACCTTGACGCCACCGGCCCACGGGCTGCAAATCCGAGTATCTGACCGCAAGCACTTCGGCGCTGCTCTCCTCTTCGCGACAGGCTCCGCCACTCATATCGAACAACTCCGAGCTTTGGCTGCGGAAAAGAGGATGCGATTGGAGCCCGACGGCTTGCACAAGGGGCGCACCCTAATCGCCAGCGAGGAGGCGGAGATCTACCGCGCCCTCGGTCTGCCCTTCATCGACCCTGAGCTCCGGGAAGGGCGCGGCGAGATCGAAGCGGCTCTGAAAGGCAAGCTTCCAAAGCTCGTCACCGATCAGGACCTGCGCGGCATCCTTCACTGCCACACCGATGCCTCCGACGGCACCGAGACCCTGGAGACCATGGCGAAGGCGACGCGCCAGCGAGGCTTCGAGTATTTCGGCGTCGCCGACCATTCCAAGTCTGCCCACTATGCGGGCGGTCTCTCCGTCGAGGAGATCGCGCAGCAGCACCGGGAAGCCGACCGGCTGAACAAGCGCTTCGGCAAGGATTTCCGGATTCTGAAAGGCATCGAGTCCGACATTCTGGCCGACGGCTCGCTCGACTATGACGACGACGTGCTGGAGCGCTTCGACTTCGTGGTGGCCAGCATCCACGATCGCTTCAAGTTGGATCGCAAGGCGCAGACGCAGCGCCTGCTTGGGGCTATTTCCGATCCCCACACGACCATCATCGGCCACATGACCGGGCGACAGCTCCAGCGGCGGCCGGGCTACGAAATCGACGTCGAGAAGGTGCTGCGTGCTTGCGCGAAGCACGATGTCGTCGTCGAAATCAATGCCCATCCATGGCGGCTCGACCTGGACTGGCGCTGGCACCAGGCGGCCCTCGACTTCGGCTGCATGCTGAGCATCAATCCGGACGCGCACTCGATTCCCGAGCTCGACCACATGCACTGGGGCGTCCTGATGGCCCGCAAGGGTGGTGTCCCCGCCGAGCGGGTCCTGAACGCGATGTCGCTTTCAGAGATCACGCGCTACCTACGCCAGAAGCGGCGCTCGCTCTCGCGGGCGGCCTGA
- a CDS encoding DUF2171 domain-containing protein → MTDISKIKEHMDVISSDRKMVGKVDHLDGTDKIKLTKQSSPDGQHHHFIPLSWVDHVDQHVHLNKTGADITSHWQHAQS, encoded by the coding sequence ATGACAGACATTTCTAAGATTAAGGAACACATGGACGTGATTTCGTCGGATAGGAAGATGGTCGGAAAAGTCGATCATCTGGACGGAACCGATAAGATCAAGCTGACGAAGCAGAGTTCGCCGGACGGTCAGCATCATCACTTCATTCCGCTCTCATGGGTCGATCACGTCGATCAGCACGTGCATCTCAATAAGACAGGCGCCGACATCACCTCACACTGGCAGCACGCTCAAAGCTGA
- the istA gene encoding IS21-like element IS1631 family transposase, whose translation MFDPFSQQGAGELNVLKRHLQSTVLTLLDRNTSQREIHRLTGVDRKTIRRYQALRAGAEANSPGEVTTGSVSADGQIPPPRPPAFGTSEATVTSSLARSACEAHRTWIEEQVRLKRNAQAIYQDLVDQFGFPSSYQSVKRFVRRLRHADPEQFDRLEFLPGEEAQVDYGEGAPTVDPKSGRYRRPRLFVMTLRYSRRSFRRVVWKSSQQVWAQLHEEAFRYFGGVPSYVVLDNLKEGVLKPDLYEPQLNPIYSAMLAHYAVVADPARVADPNRKGCVENAIQHTQGTALAGRRFETLEAQNEFLRHWEENWASKRIHGSTRRQVEAMFQEEKPHLRPLPVAPFRIFTEVVRTVCDDTTVRVDNSYYAARPAPIGSQVVVRIYTTTIEIRDRHTRALLRVHSRMAHPGSVVLPTSERPFNPSRQTAVLLASAERIGPQTRALCQQVFDTEGRPGQRAMWGIVGLGRKYPARLVEQACAHAIDNRIYRYKHVRATVERLFEQAIEQVGVTPQPASPLTQDHPLIRTPAEYGDLFSRAVRRDADDNGRQAEAHDDHATAIRARVACATPANSGATSAPAAPSHLKLET comes from the coding sequence ATGTTCGACCCCTTTAGCCAGCAAGGGGCCGGGGAGTTGAACGTCTTGAAGCGACATCTGCAAAGCACCGTACTTACATTACTTGATCGCAACACCAGCCAGCGCGAGATTCACCGGCTGACGGGTGTCGATCGCAAGACGATCCGGCGTTATCAGGCGCTGCGGGCCGGTGCGGAGGCAAATTCCCCCGGGGAAGTGACCACCGGCTCGGTGAGCGCGGACGGCCAAATTCCTCCACCCCGACCACCGGCTTTTGGGACATCGGAAGCGACGGTCACCAGCAGCCTGGCCCGTTCGGCTTGCGAAGCGCATCGGACGTGGATCGAAGAACAGGTCCGGCTGAAGCGGAACGCGCAGGCGATTTACCAGGACCTGGTTGATCAATTTGGCTTTCCGTCCAGCTACCAGAGTGTCAAGCGGTTTGTGCGCCGGTTGCGGCACGCTGATCCTGAGCAGTTTGATCGTCTTGAGTTCCTCCCCGGCGAGGAAGCTCAGGTCGACTATGGCGAGGGCGCGCCGACGGTTGATCCGAAGAGCGGGCGGTACCGTCGTCCCCGCCTGTTCGTGATGACGCTACGCTACTCGCGGCGCAGCTTCCGGCGGGTAGTCTGGAAGTCCAGCCAACAAGTCTGGGCGCAGCTCCACGAAGAGGCGTTCCGGTATTTTGGCGGGGTCCCCAGCTATGTCGTGCTCGACAACCTGAAGGAAGGCGTCCTCAAGCCGGATTTGTACGAGCCCCAGCTCAACCCGATTTACAGCGCGATGCTGGCTCATTACGCCGTGGTCGCCGATCCCGCGCGCGTGGCCGATCCAAATCGGAAAGGATGCGTCGAGAATGCGATTCAACATACCCAGGGCACTGCGCTGGCCGGACGGCGCTTCGAGACGCTGGAGGCGCAAAACGAGTTCTTGAGGCACTGGGAGGAGAACTGGGCTTCCAAACGCATCCACGGCAGCACGCGCCGTCAGGTCGAGGCGATGTTCCAGGAAGAGAAGCCGCACCTGCGGCCGCTGCCTGTCGCTCCCTTCCGCATCTTCACCGAAGTCGTCCGGACTGTCTGCGACGACACCACCGTACGCGTCGACAACAGCTATTACGCCGCGCGGCCCGCGCCGATCGGCAGCCAGGTCGTCGTGCGCATCTACACCACCACGATCGAGATCCGTGATCGCCACACCCGTGCGCTGCTGCGTGTTCATTCCCGGATGGCGCACCCCGGTTCTGTCGTCCTGCCGACCAGCGAACGGCCGTTCAACCCGTCGCGGCAAACCGCCGTGCTGCTGGCGAGCGCCGAGCGCATCGGACCGCAGACCAGGGCCTTGTGCCAGCAGGTGTTCGACACCGAAGGGCGCCCCGGACAGCGCGCGATGTGGGGCATTGTCGGGCTGGGCCGGAAGTATCCGGCGCGGCTGGTCGAGCAGGCCTGCGCGCACGCCATCGACAACCGCATCTACCGCTACAAGCACGTGCGTGCGACCGTCGAGCGGTTGTTCGAACAGGCGATCGAGCAGGTTGGAGTGACGCCACAGCCGGCATCGCCGCTCACCCAGGATCATCCGCTGATCCGTACCCCCGCGGAATACGGCGACCTCTTCAGCCGCGCTGTGCGGCGCGACGCCGACGACAATGGTCGGCAGGCCGAGGCTCACGACGATCACGCCACGGCAATCCGCGCTCGTGTCGCCTGCGCAACCCCGGCCAACTCCGGCGCCACGAGCGCTCCCGCTGCACCTTCTCACCTTAAACTGGAGACCTAG